A genomic segment from Thermotoga neapolitana DSM 4359 encodes:
- a CDS encoding homoserine kinase: MRIMVPATTTNLGAGFDVFGLALDLFNEVFFSFDTDRTIIESTGKYAPDLENHDLFFEVFEFFEKKTGYRVPPVRISQVCNIPISSGLGSSAAVIVSALHIANVGTKANLSQWDLMKLAAEIEGHPDNVVPAFVGGLVVCYQDGENFDFEKFELDFELTFLVPSFSLCTNTMRKVLPRQVLFEDAVFNIKNSCQFLAKIASGKLNEAFKYVGDRLHQNYRINGNEKMKEFVEAILSKKPGYWFVSGSGPSVCTDLEDFEGIPYLKEVLKLKVNNRGLIISE, from the coding sequence ATGAGAATAATGGTTCCGGCAACGACCACCAATCTCGGTGCGGGTTTCGATGTGTTCGGTCTTGCCCTCGATCTCTTCAACGAGGTGTTTTTTTCTTTTGACACCGATAGAACCATCATTGAGAGCACAGGAAAGTACGCACCGGATCTTGAAAATCACGATCTGTTCTTTGAGGTCTTCGAGTTCTTCGAGAAAAAAACAGGTTACAGAGTGCCTCCCGTGAGGATAAGCCAGGTGTGCAACATACCGATCTCCAGTGGGCTCGGGTCCAGTGCTGCTGTGATCGTTTCTGCTCTTCACATAGCAAACGTGGGAACAAAGGCGAACCTTTCTCAGTGGGACCTCATGAAACTTGCCGCAGAGATCGAAGGACATCCTGACAACGTTGTTCCGGCTTTTGTGGGGGGACTGGTTGTCTGCTATCAGGATGGGGAAAACTTTGATTTTGAAAAGTTCGAACTGGATTTTGAGCTCACCTTCCTCGTGCCCAGCTTTTCTCTTTGCACAAACACCATGAGAAAGGTCCTCCCCAGGCAGGTTCTGTTTGAAGACGCCGTTTTCAACATCAAGAACTCCTGTCAATTCCTGGCAAAGATCGCCTCAGGTAAACTGAACGAGGCTTTCAAATACGTGGGAGACCGTCTTCATCAGAACTACAGGATAAACGGAAACGAAAAGATGAAGGAATTCGTTGAAGCCATTCTTTCGAAAAAACCGGGATACTGGTTTGTGAGTGGTTCGGGACCCTCTGTATGTACCGACCTGGAAGATTTCGAGGGAATACCTTATCTGAAGGAAGTTCTGAAGTTGAAGGTGAACAACAGGGGGTTGATAATCTCAGAATAG
- a CDS encoding ABC transporter ATP-binding protein gives MGVVIVEDLKKSIGRREILKGISFEIKEGEIFGLIGPNGAGKTTTLRILSTLIKPSSGKVSIFGKDVTREPHEVRKLISYLPEEAGAYRNMRGIEYLRFVAGFYTKNSREMEAMVEKAVEISGLGDRVKDRISTYSKGMVRKLLIARSLMVNPRLAILDEPTSGLDVLNAREVRKILKQAVREGLTILLSSHNMLEVEYLCDRIALIHDGRIVESGTVEELKERYGAQNVEEVFEEVVKCSENS, from the coding sequence ATGGGGGTTGTGATCGTCGAGGACCTGAAGAAAAGCATCGGAAGAAGAGAAATCCTCAAGGGGATTTCGTTTGAGATCAAAGAGGGAGAAATCTTCGGTCTCATAGGTCCCAACGGAGCGGGAAAAACCACCACTCTCAGAATCCTCTCCACCCTCATAAAACCCTCCTCCGGGAAAGTTTCCATCTTCGGAAAGGATGTGACCAGAGAGCCACACGAGGTGAGAAAACTGATCAGTTATCTCCCGGAAGAGGCAGGAGCGTACAGAAACATGAGGGGAATCGAATATCTGAGATTCGTGGCGGGTTTCTACACGAAAAATTCCAGGGAAATGGAAGCCATGGTCGAGAAAGCCGTTGAAATCTCCGGACTCGGAGACAGAGTGAAGGACAGGATCTCCACCTACAGCAAGGGAATGGTGAGGAAACTCCTCATAGCAAGATCTCTGATGGTGAACCCACGTCTTGCCATACTGGATGAGCCCACCTCCGGACTCGACGTTCTCAACGCAAGAGAGGTGAGAAAGATTCTGAAACAGGCGGTTCGGGAAGGTCTCACCATACTGCTTTCATCCCACAACATGCTGGAAGTGGAATACCTCTGCGACCGGATCGCCCTGATCCACGACGGCAGGATCGTTGAATCCGGTACTGTGGAAGAACTCAAGGAAAGGTACGGTGCACAGAACGTAGAAGAGGTCTTCGAGGAGGTGGTAAAATGTTCGGAAAACTCCTGA
- the thrC gene encoding threonine synthase yields the protein MGILERYRKFLPVTEKTPMISLNEGNTPLIPLVNMSRELGIKVYVKYEGANPTGSFKDRGMVVAVAKALEEGARAIMCASTGNTSASAAAYAARTGLKAIVLIPEGKIALGKLAQAMIYGAVVLQVKGNFDKCLELVKEITSKYPITLVNSINPYRLEGQKTAAFEIVDELGDAPDYHFIPVGNAGNISAYWMGYKEYYQHGLSSKLPRMMGFQAEGAAPIVRGHPIENPETVATAIRIGNPANWEKAIRARDESGGEIDMVSDEEILKAQRLLAQKEGIFCEPASAASIAGLLKKHRQGLFKGGETVVCTLTGNGLKDPNVVISQLEPPRTIEGKIDEILEVLDL from the coding sequence TTGGGCATACTCGAAAGGTACAGAAAGTTTCTTCCGGTGACAGAAAAAACCCCCATGATATCACTCAACGAGGGGAACACTCCGCTCATTCCTCTTGTTAACATGAGCAGGGAACTTGGGATAAAGGTCTATGTGAAGTACGAAGGGGCGAATCCAACGGGATCCTTCAAAGACAGGGGAATGGTCGTTGCCGTTGCCAAAGCCCTTGAAGAAGGTGCCAGAGCCATCATGTGTGCCTCGACGGGAAACACTTCTGCTTCTGCCGCCGCTTACGCTGCAAGAACGGGGTTGAAGGCCATCGTTCTGATACCTGAGGGGAAGATCGCTCTGGGAAAACTCGCCCAGGCGATGATATACGGTGCCGTTGTGCTGCAGGTGAAGGGAAACTTCGACAAATGTCTGGAACTGGTGAAGGAGATCACTTCCAAATATCCCATCACACTCGTGAACAGCATCAACCCTTACAGACTCGAGGGACAGAAGACTGCCGCCTTCGAAATCGTCGATGAACTCGGTGATGCTCCGGATTATCACTTCATTCCCGTGGGAAACGCCGGAAACATCTCTGCCTACTGGATGGGTTACAAGGAGTACTACCAGCATGGCCTTTCTTCTAAGCTTCCCAGGATGATGGGATTTCAGGCAGAGGGGGCAGCCCCGATCGTTCGAGGGCATCCCATCGAAAATCCAGAAACGGTTGCCACAGCCATAAGGATAGGAAATCCTGCCAACTGGGAAAAGGCGATTCGAGCCCGTGATGAGTCGGGTGGAGAGATCGACATGGTGAGTGACGAGGAAATCCTCAAAGCCCAGAGACTTCTGGCTCAAAAGGAAGGAATCTTCTGCGAGCCTGCATCCGCTGCATCGATAGCGGGACTTTTGAAGAAACACCGTCAGGGACTCTTCAAAGGTGGAGAGACGGTGGTGTGCACCCTCACCGGAAACGGCCTCAAGGATCCAAACGTGGTCATTTCACAGTTGGAGCCACCGAGGACGATAGAGGGAAAGATAGATGAGATCCTGGAGGTACTGGATCTATGA
- a CDS encoding ABC transporter permease: protein MFGKLLKKEIKELLNLGAIVSVIVIAVLYGSLGSVFESTIEKSTQKPKIAVVMEDTGAFSELIKQELGNMSDLIYVGNDLKEAEKAVMEKKASAIVLIPDSFSRDLTSGKKTHVEVIWYLKGTGISDSISTGMVLSLLEPIRVKIASLILGDPERAQFLFDPFTIVQHTYLKGKFYENRSPDAIMNIFYSQNIMIPILIMMLIIMSGSSLISSLALEKENKTLETLLTMPVKREHIVLAKILGSTIVGLILAGIYMVGFYNYLRSLTQNTQGIGMSFSATDLLLIGTSLFLSILAGLSLCMFLGMMAKDNRSAQILTFPISILALIPMIANMIVDFSNLPGALKVVIFAIPFSHPIMAPKLVFYGDYHLIVSGIIYLAVFSIIVISAAFRMFNSDYVVLGWQIKRRSR, encoded by the coding sequence ATGTTCGGAAAACTCCTGAAGAAAGAGATAAAAGAACTTCTCAATCTTGGGGCCATCGTTTCTGTGATTGTGATCGCCGTTCTGTACGGTTCTCTGGGGAGTGTCTTCGAAAGCACGATAGAAAAGTCCACACAGAAACCGAAGATAGCGGTGGTGATGGAAGACACCGGAGCGTTCTCTGAACTGATAAAACAGGAACTCGGCAACATGTCGGATCTCATCTACGTGGGAAACGATTTGAAGGAAGCAGAGAAAGCGGTGATGGAAAAGAAGGCCTCTGCGATTGTTCTGATACCGGATAGTTTCTCCAGAGATCTGACATCAGGAAAGAAAACTCACGTGGAGGTCATCTGGTATCTGAAGGGAACGGGTATATCCGACAGCATCTCCACAGGGATGGTTCTTTCCCTTCTTGAGCCGATCAGGGTGAAGATCGCTTCCCTGATACTCGGTGATCCGGAAAGGGCACAGTTTCTGTTTGATCCGTTCACGATCGTTCAGCACACGTACCTGAAAGGAAAGTTTTACGAAAACCGCTCGCCAGATGCGATCATGAACATCTTCTATTCCCAAAACATAATGATTCCCATACTGATCATGATGCTCATCATCATGTCGGGATCGTCTCTCATATCCTCCCTTGCCCTGGAGAAAGAAAACAAAACTCTGGAGACACTCCTCACGATGCCTGTGAAAAGGGAACACATAGTACTCGCAAAGATCCTGGGAAGCACGATCGTTGGCCTGATTCTTGCAGGAATATACATGGTGGGGTTTTACAACTACCTGAGATCGCTAACTCAGAACACGCAGGGAATAGGTATGAGTTTTAGTGCAACGGATCTTCTACTGATAGGAACCAGTCTGTTCCTTTCCATCCTTGCCGGCCTTTCACTCTGCATGTTCCTTGGCATGATGGCAAAGGATAACAGAAGCGCACAGATTCTCACCTTTCCCATATCGATCCTTGCTTTGATACCCATGATAGCGAACATGATCGTGGATTTTTCGAACCTTCCGGGTGCTCTTAAGGTGGTAATCTTTGCCATTCCGTTCTCTCATCCCATCATGGCTCCAAAACTGGTCTTTTATGGAGATTACCATCTCATCGTCTCGGGAATAATCTACCTTGCTGTTTTCTCCATCATCGTCATAAGTGCTGCCTTCAGGATGTTCAACTCGGACTATGTCGTTCTTGGATGGCAAATAAAAAGACGCTCACGATGA